In a single window of the Callithrix jacchus isolate 240 chromosome 1, calJac240_pri, whole genome shotgun sequence genome:
- the RMI1 gene encoding recQ-mediated genome instability protein 1, which yields MSVTSIVLRAETWLLATWHIKVPPMWLEACINWIQEENNNVNLSQAQMNKQVFEQWLLTDLRDLEHPLLPDGILEIPKGELNGFYALQINSLVDVSQPAYSQIQKLRGKNTTNDLVTAETQVTLKSWEAKPSRMLMLQLTDGIVQIQGMEYQSIPALHSDLPPGTKILIYGNVSFSLGVLLLKPENVKVLGGEVDALLGEYAQEKVLARLIGEPDPIVSVIPNNSNQNISRVTDVLDPALGPSDEELLASLEENDELAANNGTSSERCFTTGSSSNAIPRRQSSFEPESVISPRPKEDPLNLSMPFEDGELDDFSLEEALLLEETVKKEQVETKELQPLTFNRNTSRSLETFSHNPNTMNNFSLTCKNGNNNWGEKKVSEQLTNEDKSFGCPSARDRNRSNFSVHHNVPLAHDFTNEDTNLETDNKIKQTSSSGGHFLNNKIISREAVNCVPKKSSQISNTSDHNLQTCSLRSSENSTNLSVAMDLYSPPFIYLSILMASKPKEVTTVKVKAFIVTLTGNLSSSGGIWSITAKVSDGTAYLDVDFVDEILTSLIGFSVPEMKQLKKDPPQYQKFLEGLQKCQRDLIDLCCLMTISFNPSLSKAMVLALQNVNMEHLENLKKRLNK from the coding sequence atgagtGTGACTAGTATTGTATTAAGAGCTGAAACCTGGCTTTTAGCTACATGGCATATTAAAGTACCTCCAATGTGGCTGGAAGCTTGTATTAACTGGatccaagaagaaaataataatgttaacTTGAGTCAGGcccaaatgaataaacaagtgtTTGAGCAGTGGCTCCTTACTGATTTGAGGGATTTGGAGCATCCTCTTTTACCTGACGGCATTTTAGAAATTCCAAAAGGAGAACTAAATGGATTTTATGCTCTGCAGATTAATTCCTTGGTTGATGTAAGTCAGCCTGCATATTCCCAGATACAGAAGTTGAGAGGAAAGAATACAACAAATGATCTAGTTACAGCTGAAACACAAGTAACTCTAAAATCTTGGGAAGCAAAGCCTTCACGAATGTTGATGCTACAGCTGACTGATGGAATTGTACAAATACAGGGAATGGAATATCAGTCTATTCCAGCTCTTCATAGTGATCTTCCTCCGGGTACAAAAATTTTGATTTATGGAAATGTATCTTTCAGTCTTGGTGTTCTCTTATTGAAACCAGAAAATGTAAAAGTGTTAGGAGGTGAAGTAGATGCTCTTTTAGGAGAATATGCCCAAGAAAAAGTACTTGCAAGATTAATAGGGGAACCTGATCCTATAGTTTCAGTCATACCAAACAATTCTAACCAAAACATTTCCAGAGTTACAGATGTTCTAGATCCTGCATTAGGTCCTTCTGATGAAGAACTCTTGGCAAGTCTTGAGGAAAATGATGAGCTTGCAGCAAATAATGGCACTTCCTCAGAAAGATGTTTCACCACAGGTAGTTCCTCAAATGCTATTCCCAGAAGACAGTCAAGTTTTGAGCCAGAATCTGTTATTTCTCCAAGACCAAAAGAGGATCCATTAAACCTATCTATGCCTTTCGAGGATGGGGAATTAGATGACTTTTCACTGGAGGAGGCCTTGCTTTTAGAAGAAACTGTCAAGAAAGAACAGGTGGAAACTAAAGAATTGCAGCCACTGACTTTTAACAGAAATACCAGTCGAAGTTTAGAGacattttcacataatcctaatactatgaataatttttctttgacttgcaaaaatggaaacaataattgGGGTGAAAAAAAGGTATCAGAACAACTGACTAATGAAGACAAATCTTTTGGTTGTCCCTCTGCTAGAGACCGAAACAGGAGTAATTTTTCAGTTCATCATAATGTACCCTTAGCCCatgattttacaaatgaagatacGAACTTAGagacagataataaaataaaacaaaccagcAGTTCAGGTggacatttcttaaataataaaataataagtagaGAGGCGGTCAACTGTgtaccaaaaaagagctcacaaATTTCTAATACAAGTGATCACAATTTACAGACTTGTTCTTTAAGATCATCAGAGAATAGCACTAATCTTTCTGTTGCCATGGATTTGTATTCTCCACCCTTTATCTACTTGTCTATTCTAATGGCCAGCAAACCAAAGGAAGTTACAACAGTGAAAGTGAAAGCGTTTATTGTGACCTTAACTGGAAATCTCTCAAGTTCTGGTGGCATTTGGAGTATAACTGCAAAGGTGTCTGATGGTACTGCATATCTAGATGTAGACTTTGTGGATGAAATACTTACTAGTCTGATAGGGTTCTCAGTACCAGAAATGAAACAGTTAAAAAAGGATCCTCCTCAATACCAAAAGTTCCTGGAAGGTTTGCAGAAATGTCAGAGAGATCTAATAGATTTATGCTGTCTAATgactatttcatttaatccttcctTGTCTAAAGCAATGGTACTGGCATTACAAAATGTTAATATGGAACACCTTGAGAATCTAAAGAAGCggttgaataaataa
- the HNRNPK gene encoding heterogeneous nuclear ribonucleoprotein K isoform X1 → METEQPEETFPNTETNGEFGKRPAEDMEEEQAFKRSRNTDEMVELRILLQSKNAGAVIGKGGKNIKALRTDYNASVSVPDSSGPERILSISADIETIGEILKKIIPTLEEGLQLPSPTATSQLPLESDAVECLNYQHYKGSDFDCELRLLIHQSLAGGIIGVKGAKIKELRENTQTTIKLFQECCPHSTDRVVLIGGKPDRVVECIKIILDLISESPIKGRAQPYDPNFYDETYDYGGFTMMFDDRRGRPVGFPMRGRGGFDRMPPGRGGRPMPPSRRDYDDMSPRRGPPPPPPGRGGRGGSRARNLPLPPPPPPRGGDLMAYDRRGRPGDRYDGMVGFSADETWDSAIDTWSPSEWQMAYEPQGGSGYDYSYAGGRGSYGDLGGPIITTQVTIPKDLAGSIIGKGGQRIKQIRHESGASIKIDEPLEGSEDRIITITGTQDQIQNAQYLLQNSVKQYADVEGF, encoded by the exons atggaaactgaacagccaGAAGAAACCTTCCCCAACACTGAAACCAATGGTGAATTTG GTAAACGCCCTGCAGAAGATATGGAAGAGGAACAAGCATTTAAAAGATCTAGAAACACTGATGAGATGGTTGAATTACGCATTCTGCTTCAGAGCAAG AATGCTGGGGCAGTGATTGGAAAAGGAGGCAAGAATATTAAGGCTCTCCGTACAGAC TACAATGCCAGTGTTTCAGTCCCAGACAGCAGTGGCCCCGAGCG CATATTGAGTATCAGTGCTGATATTGAAACAATTGGAGAAATTCTGAAGAAAATCATCCCTACCTTGGAAGAG GGCCTGCAGTTGCCATCACCCACTGCAACCAGCCAGCTCCCGCTCGAATCTGATGCTGTGGAATGCTTAAAT TACCAACACTATAAAGGAAGTGACTTTGACTGCGAGTTGAGGCTGTTGATTCATCAGAGTCTAGCAGGAGGAATTATTGGGGTCAAAGGTGCTAAAATCAAAGAACTTcgagag AACACTCAAACAACCATCAAGCTTTTCCAGGAATGCTGTCCTCATTCCACTGACAGAGTTGTTCTTATTGGAGGAAAACCCGATAGAGTTGTAGAGTGCATAAAGATCATCCTTGATCTTATATCTGAG TCTCCCATCAAAGGACGTGCACAGCCTTATGATCCTAATTTTTACGATGAAACCTATGATTATGGTGGTTTTACAATGATGTTTGATGACCGCCGTGGACGCCCAGTGGGATTTCCCATGCGGGGAAGAGGTGGTTTTGACAGAATGCCTCCTGGTCGGGGTGGGCGCCCCATGCCTCCATCTAGAAGAGATTATGATGATATGAGCCCTCGTCGAGGaccacctccccctcctcccgGACGGGGTGGCCGGGGTGGTAGCAGAGCTCGGAATCTTCCTCttccaccaccgccaccacctaGAGGGGG AGACCTCATGGCTTATGACAGAAGAGGAAGACCTGGAGACCGTTATGATGGCATG GTTGGTTTCAGTGCTGATGAAACTTGGGACTCTGCAATAGACACATGGAGCCCATCAGAATGGCAGATGGCTTATGAACCACAG ggTGGCTCCGGATATG attattcCTATGCAGGGGGTCGTGGCTCATATGGTGATCTTGGTGGACCTATCATTACTACACAAGTAACTATTCCCAAAGAT ttGGCTGGATCTATTATTGGCAAAGGTGGTCAGCGGATTAAACAAATCCGTCATGAGTCGGGAGCTTCGATCAAAATTGATGAGCCTTTAGAAGGATCCGAAGATCGGATCATTACCATTACAGGAACACAGGACCAGATACAGAATGCACAGTATTTGCTGCAGAACAG tgTGAAGCAGTATGCAGATGTTGAAGGATTCTAA
- the HNRNPK gene encoding heterogeneous nuclear ribonucleoprotein K isoform X3, translated as METEQPEETFPNTETNGEFGKRPAEDMEEEQAFKRSRNTDEMVELRILLQSKNAGAVIGKGGKNIKALRTDYNASVSVPDSSGPERILSISADIETIGEILKKIIPTLEEYQHYKGSDFDCELRLLIHQSLAGGIIGVKGAKIKELRENTQTTIKLFQECCPHSTDRVVLIGGKPDRVVECIKIILDLISESPIKGRAQPYDPNFYDETYDYGGFTMMFDDRRGRPVGFPMRGRGGFDRMPPGRGGRPMPPSRRDYDDMSPRRGPPPPPPGRGGRGGSRARNLPLPPPPPPRGGDLMAYDRRGRPGDRYDGMVGFSADETWDSAIDTWSPSEWQMAYEPQGGSGYDYSYAGGRGSYGDLGGPIITTQVTIPKDLAGSIIGKGGQRIKQIRHESGASIKIDEPLEGSEDRIITITGTQDQIQNAQYLLQNSVKQYADVEGF; from the exons atggaaactgaacagccaGAAGAAACCTTCCCCAACACTGAAACCAATGGTGAATTTG GTAAACGCCCTGCAGAAGATATGGAAGAGGAACAAGCATTTAAAAGATCTAGAAACACTGATGAGATGGTTGAATTACGCATTCTGCTTCAGAGCAAG AATGCTGGGGCAGTGATTGGAAAAGGAGGCAAGAATATTAAGGCTCTCCGTACAGAC TACAATGCCAGTGTTTCAGTCCCAGACAGCAGTGGCCCCGAGCG CATATTGAGTATCAGTGCTGATATTGAAACAATTGGAGAAATTCTGAAGAAAATCATCCCTACCTTGGAAGAG TACCAACACTATAAAGGAAGTGACTTTGACTGCGAGTTGAGGCTGTTGATTCATCAGAGTCTAGCAGGAGGAATTATTGGGGTCAAAGGTGCTAAAATCAAAGAACTTcgagag AACACTCAAACAACCATCAAGCTTTTCCAGGAATGCTGTCCTCATTCCACTGACAGAGTTGTTCTTATTGGAGGAAAACCCGATAGAGTTGTAGAGTGCATAAAGATCATCCTTGATCTTATATCTGAG TCTCCCATCAAAGGACGTGCACAGCCTTATGATCCTAATTTTTACGATGAAACCTATGATTATGGTGGTTTTACAATGATGTTTGATGACCGCCGTGGACGCCCAGTGGGATTTCCCATGCGGGGAAGAGGTGGTTTTGACAGAATGCCTCCTGGTCGGGGTGGGCGCCCCATGCCTCCATCTAGAAGAGATTATGATGATATGAGCCCTCGTCGAGGaccacctccccctcctcccgGACGGGGTGGCCGGGGTGGTAGCAGAGCTCGGAATCTTCCTCttccaccaccgccaccacctaGAGGGGG AGACCTCATGGCTTATGACAGAAGAGGAAGACCTGGAGACCGTTATGATGGCATG GTTGGTTTCAGTGCTGATGAAACTTGGGACTCTGCAATAGACACATGGAGCCCATCAGAATGGCAGATGGCTTATGAACCACAG ggTGGCTCCGGATATG attattcCTATGCAGGGGGTCGTGGCTCATATGGTGATCTTGGTGGACCTATCATTACTACACAAGTAACTATTCCCAAAGAT ttGGCTGGATCTATTATTGGCAAAGGTGGTCAGCGGATTAAACAAATCCGTCATGAGTCGGGAGCTTCGATCAAAATTGATGAGCCTTTAGAAGGATCCGAAGATCGGATCATTACCATTACAGGAACACAGGACCAGATACAGAATGCACAGTATTTGCTGCAGAACAG tgTGAAGCAGTATGCAGATGTTGAAGGATTCTAA
- the HNRNPK gene encoding heterogeneous nuclear ribonucleoprotein K isoform X2: METEQPEETFPNTETNGEFGKRPAEDMEEEQAFKRSRNTDEMVELRILLQSKNAGAVIGKGGKNIKALRTDYNASVSVPDSSGPERILSISADIETIGEILKKIIPTLEEGLQLPSPTATSQLPLESDAVECLNYQHYKGSDFDCELRLLIHQSLAGGIIGVKGAKIKELRENTQTTIKLFQECCPHSTDRVVLIGGKPDRVVECIKIILDLISESPIKGRAQPYDPNFYDETYDYGGFTMMFDDRRGRPVGFPMRGRGGFDRMPPGRGGRPMPPSRRDYDDMSPRRGPPPPPPGRGGRGGSRARNLPLPPPPPPRGGDLMAYDRRGRPGDRYDGMVGFSADETWDSAIDTWSPSEWQMAYEPQGGSGYDYSYAGGRGSYGDLGGPIITTQVTIPKDLAGSIIGKGGQRIKQIRHESGASIKIDEPLEGSEDRIITITGTQDQIQNAQYLLQNSVKQYSGKFF, encoded by the exons atggaaactgaacagccaGAAGAAACCTTCCCCAACACTGAAACCAATGGTGAATTTG GTAAACGCCCTGCAGAAGATATGGAAGAGGAACAAGCATTTAAAAGATCTAGAAACACTGATGAGATGGTTGAATTACGCATTCTGCTTCAGAGCAAG AATGCTGGGGCAGTGATTGGAAAAGGAGGCAAGAATATTAAGGCTCTCCGTACAGAC TACAATGCCAGTGTTTCAGTCCCAGACAGCAGTGGCCCCGAGCG CATATTGAGTATCAGTGCTGATATTGAAACAATTGGAGAAATTCTGAAGAAAATCATCCCTACCTTGGAAGAG GGCCTGCAGTTGCCATCACCCACTGCAACCAGCCAGCTCCCGCTCGAATCTGATGCTGTGGAATGCTTAAAT TACCAACACTATAAAGGAAGTGACTTTGACTGCGAGTTGAGGCTGTTGATTCATCAGAGTCTAGCAGGAGGAATTATTGGGGTCAAAGGTGCTAAAATCAAAGAACTTcgagag AACACTCAAACAACCATCAAGCTTTTCCAGGAATGCTGTCCTCATTCCACTGACAGAGTTGTTCTTATTGGAGGAAAACCCGATAGAGTTGTAGAGTGCATAAAGATCATCCTTGATCTTATATCTGAG TCTCCCATCAAAGGACGTGCACAGCCTTATGATCCTAATTTTTACGATGAAACCTATGATTATGGTGGTTTTACAATGATGTTTGATGACCGCCGTGGACGCCCAGTGGGATTTCCCATGCGGGGAAGAGGTGGTTTTGACAGAATGCCTCCTGGTCGGGGTGGGCGCCCCATGCCTCCATCTAGAAGAGATTATGATGATATGAGCCCTCGTCGAGGaccacctccccctcctcccgGACGGGGTGGCCGGGGTGGTAGCAGAGCTCGGAATCTTCCTCttccaccaccgccaccacctaGAGGGGG AGACCTCATGGCTTATGACAGAAGAGGAAGACCTGGAGACCGTTATGATGGCATG GTTGGTTTCAGTGCTGATGAAACTTGGGACTCTGCAATAGACACATGGAGCCCATCAGAATGGCAGATGGCTTATGAACCACAG ggTGGCTCCGGATATG attattcCTATGCAGGGGGTCGTGGCTCATATGGTGATCTTGGTGGACCTATCATTACTACACAAGTAACTATTCCCAAAGAT ttGGCTGGATCTATTATTGGCAAAGGTGGTCAGCGGATTAAACAAATCCGTCATGAGTCGGGAGCTTCGATCAAAATTGATGAGCCTTTAGAAGGATCCGAAGATCGGATCATTACCATTACAGGAACACAGGACCAGATACAGAATGCACAGTATTTGCTGCAGAACAG tgtGAAGCAGTATTCTGGAAAGTTTTTCTAA
- the HNRNPK gene encoding heterogeneous nuclear ribonucleoprotein K isoform X4, giving the protein METEQPEETFPNTETNGEFGKRPAEDMEEEQAFKRSRNTDEMVELRILLQSKNAGAVIGKGGKNIKALRTDYNASVSVPDSSGPERILSISADIETIGEILKKIIPTLEEYQHYKGSDFDCELRLLIHQSLAGGIIGVKGAKIKELRENTQTTIKLFQECCPHSTDRVVLIGGKPDRVVECIKIILDLISESPIKGRAQPYDPNFYDETYDYGGFTMMFDDRRGRPVGFPMRGRGGFDRMPPGRGGRPMPPSRRDYDDMSPRRGPPPPPPGRGGRGGSRARNLPLPPPPPPRGGDLMAYDRRGRPGDRYDGMVGFSADETWDSAIDTWSPSEWQMAYEPQGGSGYDYSYAGGRGSYGDLGGPIITTQVTIPKDLAGSIIGKGGQRIKQIRHESGASIKIDEPLEGSEDRIITITGTQDQIQNAQYLLQNSVKQYSGKFF; this is encoded by the exons atggaaactgaacagccaGAAGAAACCTTCCCCAACACTGAAACCAATGGTGAATTTG GTAAACGCCCTGCAGAAGATATGGAAGAGGAACAAGCATTTAAAAGATCTAGAAACACTGATGAGATGGTTGAATTACGCATTCTGCTTCAGAGCAAG AATGCTGGGGCAGTGATTGGAAAAGGAGGCAAGAATATTAAGGCTCTCCGTACAGAC TACAATGCCAGTGTTTCAGTCCCAGACAGCAGTGGCCCCGAGCG CATATTGAGTATCAGTGCTGATATTGAAACAATTGGAGAAATTCTGAAGAAAATCATCCCTACCTTGGAAGAG TACCAACACTATAAAGGAAGTGACTTTGACTGCGAGTTGAGGCTGTTGATTCATCAGAGTCTAGCAGGAGGAATTATTGGGGTCAAAGGTGCTAAAATCAAAGAACTTcgagag AACACTCAAACAACCATCAAGCTTTTCCAGGAATGCTGTCCTCATTCCACTGACAGAGTTGTTCTTATTGGAGGAAAACCCGATAGAGTTGTAGAGTGCATAAAGATCATCCTTGATCTTATATCTGAG TCTCCCATCAAAGGACGTGCACAGCCTTATGATCCTAATTTTTACGATGAAACCTATGATTATGGTGGTTTTACAATGATGTTTGATGACCGCCGTGGACGCCCAGTGGGATTTCCCATGCGGGGAAGAGGTGGTTTTGACAGAATGCCTCCTGGTCGGGGTGGGCGCCCCATGCCTCCATCTAGAAGAGATTATGATGATATGAGCCCTCGTCGAGGaccacctccccctcctcccgGACGGGGTGGCCGGGGTGGTAGCAGAGCTCGGAATCTTCCTCttccaccaccgccaccacctaGAGGGGG AGACCTCATGGCTTATGACAGAAGAGGAAGACCTGGAGACCGTTATGATGGCATG GTTGGTTTCAGTGCTGATGAAACTTGGGACTCTGCAATAGACACATGGAGCCCATCAGAATGGCAGATGGCTTATGAACCACAG ggTGGCTCCGGATATG attattcCTATGCAGGGGGTCGTGGCTCATATGGTGATCTTGGTGGACCTATCATTACTACACAAGTAACTATTCCCAAAGAT ttGGCTGGATCTATTATTGGCAAAGGTGGTCAGCGGATTAAACAAATCCGTCATGAGTCGGGAGCTTCGATCAAAATTGATGAGCCTTTAGAAGGATCCGAAGATCGGATCATTACCATTACAGGAACACAGGACCAGATACAGAATGCACAGTATTTGCTGCAGAACAG tgtGAAGCAGTATTCTGGAAAGTTTTTCTAA